In one Suricata suricatta isolate VVHF042 chromosome 9, meerkat_22Aug2017_6uvM2_HiC, whole genome shotgun sequence genomic region, the following are encoded:
- the TM2D3 gene encoding TM2 domain-containing protein 3 isoform X1, producing the protein MVAAGVPLGVLLRLCRVLLFLSQFYILSGGGSLNLEQSQPLAQSIKDPGPTRTFTVVPRAAESTDIPPYVMKCPSNGLCSRLPADCVECRTNFSCVYGKPVAFDCTVKPSVTCVDQDFKSQKNFIINMTCRFCWQLPETDYECNNYTSCMTVSCPRQRYMANCTVRDHIHCLGNRTFRKMLYCNWTGGYKWSTALALSITLGGFGADRFYLGQWREGLGKLFSFGGLGIWTLIDVLLIGVGYVGPADGSLYI; encoded by the exons ATGGTGGCGGCGGGCGTCCCGCTGGGGGTCCTGCTCCGCCTCTGCCGCGTGCTGCTGTTCCTTTCCCAGTTCTACATCTTGTCGGGCGGGG GGTCCTTAAATTTAGAGCAGTCGCAGccgctggctcagtcaataaaggaTCCGGGCCCAACACGTACTTTCACAGTAGTTCCCAGGGCAGCAG AAAGTACTGATATCCCACCGTATGTGATGAAGTGTCCAAGTAATGGTTTGTGTAGCAGACTTCCTGCAGACTGTGTAGAGTGCAGGACAAATTTCTCCTGTGTCTACGGGAAGCCTGTCGCTTTTGACTGCACAGTCAAACCTTCTGTTACCTGTGTT GATCAAGACTTCAAATCGCAGAAGAACTTCATCATCAACATGACGTGCAGGTTTTGCTGGCAGCTTCCAGAAACCGATTACGAGTGTAACAACTACACCAGCTGCATGACGGTGTCCTGTCCCCGGCAGCGCTACATGGCCAACTGCACGGTGCGCGACCACATTCACTGCTTGG gtaacCGTACTTTTCGAAAAATGCTGTACTGCAACTGGACTGGAGGGTACAAGTGGTCTACGGCTCTGGCTCTGAG CATCACGCTCGGTGGGTTTGGAGCCGACCGTTTCTACCTGGGCCAGTGGCGGGAAGGCCTTGGCAAGCTCTTCAGCTTCGGCGGCCTGGGGATATGGACGCTGATAGACGTCTTGCTGATTGGCGTTGGCTACGTGGGGCCGGCGGATGGCTCCTTGTACATTTAG
- the TM2D3 gene encoding TM2 domain-containing protein 3 isoform X2, whose translation MVAAGVPLGVLLRLCRVLLFLSQFYILSGGESTDIPPYVMKCPSNGLCSRLPADCVECRTNFSCVYGKPVAFDCTVKPSVTCVDQDFKSQKNFIINMTCRFCWQLPETDYECNNYTSCMTVSCPRQRYMANCTVRDHIHCLGNRTFRKMLYCNWTGGYKWSTALALSITLGGFGADRFYLGQWREGLGKLFSFGGLGIWTLIDVLLIGVGYVGPADGSLYI comes from the exons ATGGTGGCGGCGGGCGTCCCGCTGGGGGTCCTGCTCCGCCTCTGCCGCGTGCTGCTGTTCCTTTCCCAGTTCTACATCTTGTCGGGCGGGG AAAGTACTGATATCCCACCGTATGTGATGAAGTGTCCAAGTAATGGTTTGTGTAGCAGACTTCCTGCAGACTGTGTAGAGTGCAGGACAAATTTCTCCTGTGTCTACGGGAAGCCTGTCGCTTTTGACTGCACAGTCAAACCTTCTGTTACCTGTGTT GATCAAGACTTCAAATCGCAGAAGAACTTCATCATCAACATGACGTGCAGGTTTTGCTGGCAGCTTCCAGAAACCGATTACGAGTGTAACAACTACACCAGCTGCATGACGGTGTCCTGTCCCCGGCAGCGCTACATGGCCAACTGCACGGTGCGCGACCACATTCACTGCTTGG gtaacCGTACTTTTCGAAAAATGCTGTACTGCAACTGGACTGGAGGGTACAAGTGGTCTACGGCTCTGGCTCTGAG CATCACGCTCGGTGGGTTTGGAGCCGACCGTTTCTACCTGGGCCAGTGGCGGGAAGGCCTTGGCAAGCTCTTCAGCTTCGGCGGCCTGGGGATATGGACGCTGATAGACGTCTTGCTGATTGGCGTTGGCTACGTGGGGCCGGCGGATGGCTCCTTGTACATTTAG